A single genomic interval of Helianthus annuus cultivar XRQ/B chromosome 13, HanXRQr2.0-SUNRISE, whole genome shotgun sequence harbors:
- the LOC110899298 gene encoding probable methyltransferase PMT21, which translates to MKVKDIKQDDKHDKHARQNDKTSKVMSIGILLVFCGFSFYLGGIFCSEKHGFVSTEEVVKSAESPKKTVSTPVQVKAVSFPQCSADLQDYTPCTDPQRWMKYGRHRLTFMERHCPPAFDRKECLVPPPDGYKEPIRWPKSKNECWYRNVPYDWINKQKSNQHWLRKEGEKFYFPGGGTMFPNGVSAYVDLMQNLIPGMKDGTIRTAIDTGCGVASWGGDLLDRGILTISLAPRDNHEAQVQFALERGIPAILGIISTQRLPFPSNSFDMAHCSRCLIPWTEFGGIYLLEVHRILRPGGFWVLSGPPVNYENRWRGWNTTVEEQKSDYDKLQELLTSMCFKLYNKKDDIAVWQKSTDNNCYKQLDTPDTYPPKCDDGTEPDSAWYTPLRPCVVVPDPKNKKSSLKSIAKWPERLHVAPERVADVRGGNDGAFKHDESKWKSRVKHYKKLLPALGTNKIRNVMDMNTVYGGFAAALVEDPLWVMNVVSSYASNTLPVVFDRGLIGTFHDWCEAFSTYPRTYDLLHVDGLFTTESHRCEMKYVLLEMDRILRPNGYVIVRESSYFVDAIATIAKGMKWGCHKESTEYNIETEKVLICQKKLWYSN; encoded by the exons ATGAAGGTAAAGGATATTAAGCAAGATGATAAGCATGATAAACATGCAAGACAGAATGATAAAACTTCAAAGGTTATGTCAATAGGGATACTGCTTGTGTTTTGCGGGTTTTCGTTTTATCTTGGTGGGATCTTTTGTTCTGAGAAGCACGGGTTTGTTAGCACCGAGGAAGTTGTGAAGTCCGCTGAATCGCCCAAAAAGACCGTTTCTACTCCGGTCCAAGTGAAGGCGGTTTCTTTCCCTCAATGCAGTGCTGATTTACAAGACTACACGCCTTGCACCGATCCTCAG AGATGGATGAAATACGGACGACACAGGCTTACATTCATGGAACGCCACTGTCCACCAGCTTTCGACCGAAAAGAGTGTCTAGTACCACCGCCCGATGGCTACAAGGAGCCAATCAGATGGCCAAAGAGCAAAAATGAATGTTGGTACAG GAATGTCCCTTATGATTGGATCAACAAACAAAAATCTAACCAGCATTGGTTAAGGAAAGAAGGGGAGAAGTTCTACTTCCCTGGTGGTGGTACCATGTTTCCTAATGGTGTTAGTGCTTATGTTGATTTAATGCAAAACTTAATTCCCGGGATGAAAGACGGGACTATACGTACCGCCATTGATACTGGTTGTGGG GTGGCTAGTTGGGGAGGTGACTTACTCGATCGTGGGATTCTTACAATTTCTCTTGCTCCGAGAGATAATCACGAGGCGCAAGTCCAATTCGCCCTAGAACGTGGGATTCCGGCCATTCTTGGAATCATATCAACGCAACGTCTTCCGTTCCCTTCAAACTCGTTCGATATGGCTCATTGCTCTAGATGCCTGATCCCGTGGACCGAATTCG GTGGAATTTACCTTCTTGAAGTACATCGAATCCTCCGTCCCGGAGGCTTTTGGGTCCTATCAGGCCCTCCGGTAAACTACGAGAACCGTTGGAGAGGTTGGAACACGACAGTCGAAGAACAAAAATCCGATTACGATAAACTACAAGAGCTACTAACATCAATGTGCTTTAAGTTATACAACAAAAAAGACGATATTGCCGTGTGGCAAAAATCCACTGACAACAACTGTTATAAACAACTCGACACTCCCGACACCTACCCGCCAAAATGTGATGACGGGACCGAGCCTGATTCAGCATGGTACACCCCGTTGAGACCTTGTGTCGTTGTACCCGACCCGAAAAACAAAAAATCTAGCTTGAAGTCCATTGCAAAATGGCCCGAAAGATTGCACGTGGCTCCAGAACGGGTGGCTGATGTTCGTGGCGGTAATGATGGCGCGTTTAAGCATGACGAGAGCAAGTGGAAGAGTCGGGTGAAGCACTACAAGAAGCTGCTTCCGGCTCTTGGAACCAACAAAATCAGAAATGTAATGGATATGAATACGGTTTATGGTGGTTTCGCTGCGGCTTTGGTTGAGGATCCACTTTGGGTCATGAATGTCGTGTCTTCGTATGCTTCGAATACACTCCCCGTGGTATTTGATCGAGGTCTCATCGGAACTTTCCACGATTG GTGCGAGGCGTTCTCAACATATCCTCGGACATACGATCTCCTCCACGTAGACGGCCTCTTCACAACCGAAAGCCACAG GTGTGAGATGAAATACGTGTTATTGGAAATGGACCGGATTTTGAGACCAAACGGGTACGTGATCGTCAGGGAATCGAGCTACTTTGTGGATGCGATCGCGACAATAGCGAAAGGAATGAAATGGGGTTGTCACAAAGAATCCACCGAGTACAATATCGAGACCGAGAAGGTTTTGATTTGCCAGAAGAAACTTTGGTACTCAAACTAG